The proteins below come from a single Xiphophorus couchianus chromosome 20, X_couchianus-1.0, whole genome shotgun sequence genomic window:
- the LOC114136262 gene encoding zinc-binding protein A33-like: MKHLVSYTPVVLDPNSANFELILSEDLTSVRCGQKQNIPDNPERFDFFRIVLGSEGFMTGTYSWDVEVGDNTDWFVGVASQDVQRKGNHPSRLWRIGCIDGQYMARALSEPSTVLEPMGKLSRIRVHLDWNRGKLVFFDLNTNTHLHTFTHSFSQKLFPYLNTVNASPLRIIPEKLCLKSS, translated from the coding sequence ATGAAGCATCTGGTGTCCTACACTCCTGTGGTTCTGGATCCAAACAGCGCCAACTTTGAGCTCATCCTGTCTGAAGACCTGACCAGCGTGAGATGTGGCCAGAAGCAGAACATTCCCGACAACCCGGAGAGGTTCGACTTCTTCCGCATCGTCCTGGGCTCGGAGGGCTTCATGACGGGAACCTACAGCTGGGACGTTGAGGTTGGAGACAACACAGACTGGTTTGTGGGCGTCGCCTCGCAGGACGTCCAGAGGAAAGGAAACCATCCCAGCCGTCTGTGGAGAATCGGCTGCATTGACGGTCAGTACATGGCCCGGGCCCTGTCGGAACCGTCCACGGTTCTGGAACCGATGGGAAAGCTGAGCCGGATCAGAGTCCATCTGGACTGGAACCGGGGGAAGCTGGTGTTCTTCGACCtcaacaccaacacacaccttCACACCTTCACACACTCATTCAGTCAGAAACTGTTCCCCTACCTGAACACGGTGAATGCGTCTCCTCTGAGGATAATACCTGAGAAACTCTGCCTGAAGTCCAGTTAG